From Bubalus bubalis isolate 160015118507 breed Murrah chromosome 17, NDDB_SH_1, whole genome shotgun sequence:
CAGAACGAGATCAACAACCCCAAGTTCAACTTCCTGAACCCCAATGACCCTTACCATGCCTACTACCGGCACAAGGTCAGCGAGTTCAAGGAGGGCAAGGCTCAGGAGCCCTCGGCCGCCATCCCCAAGgtcatgcagcagcagcagcaggcctcccagCAGCAGCTGCCCCAGAAGGTGGGAGCCCACCCTGCGCCTCGCTGCCCCGGGGCTGAGGGAGGGAGACGATGAACTGCTGTCCACACCTCACAGCCACGCAGGCAGAAACGTGAGGCCTCTGTCCACATCTTACAGAGATGGATGCTGAGGCTCACACAGCTGAGGGTTGCTGACAGTTGGCATGGGCTGAATGCCTGTCCAGCTCTGTGCTCAGAGCTTTGGCGGCCTTGTCTCACTGGTGCCTCACAGGCTGTGTGAGGAGGCCAGTAAAATGAGCCTTTTTCAGACGAGGACTCGGAGGCTCAGGGAAGCACAATCTACCCATGGCCACGGAGTCAGGACCCTAAAGTCCAGGCTCCCAGTGCCTGCTCCTTGCCTGACCGTGGCGTCGGGGTAGTGCCACGGCATGGCTTGTGGGCCCCTTCTTGTGTGCCCCTCTCTCCTGTCTTGCCTTCCCGGGGCCCCTGTGTGGCCTGCCCTCATACCCTCGTAGCACTGGGGAGGACTCGGGCTGTCAGTGAGGACACATTTTGCCTGCTGTGTAGACCTGGACTGGACCTTTCTCTTTGCTCCCTCCTGAGCCATGGTGACAAAGGCTACCCCTTGTGTTACTGTGGGAAATAAAGGTTGGAGAAGGCTCTGAGACCTTGCATTGCAATTGATTACTCCTGGTGCCTCAggcagcctcagcttcctcatctgtagaaagaATTCCCAGTACTTGTGTCCACTCATCGTTCGTGTGGAGGTCAGATGAGGGGTCCTCTGCACATGTGTAGGGCTTACTACATCCTCTGTCCCCATTGGGTGGGATTTAATTAACTATCCCTGTTGGATCTTCTGCCACCCAGTTTTGGTCCTCAgtttcagggcagcagtggacaTGCAGAGAGACACGGTTCTCACTCAGAAAGCCACTCAGGAGTCGAGGCCACCCTTGGCCGAGACATCGATGCTCTTTGAGTTGGGCTTCTCTCCCACCACGTGCTGGGGCATGCGTGTGATTAACAGAGGAGTAGAGAGCCATGCCGTCCTCCGGTGGTGCGTGCCTGCCCCGTCTCTGTAGCCAGTCCATCCCTTGCCTCTCGCCTCATATTCCCTTTCCATCTTAGGTTCAAGCCCAAGTGATACAAGAGACCATTGTGCCCAAAGAGCCCCCTCCCGAGTTTGAGTTCATCGCAGACCCCCCTTCCATCTCAGCCTTCGACCTGGACGTGGTGAAGCTGACGGCTCAGTTTGTGGCCAGGAACGGGCGCCAGTTTCTGACCCAGCTGATGCAGAAAGAGCAGCGCAACTACCAGTTTGACTTCCTGCGCCCGCAGCACAGCCTCTTCAACTACTTCACGAAGCTGGTGGAGCAGTACACCAAGGTGCCTGGGCGGGGCCCGGGGAGAGCACGCTGCCGCCAGTGACGGCTCTCCTCCATCCTTGGACTTGAATGGCCTTGGACAGCCATTCAAGTCACCAGACCCAAGGGTTATTACAGTATCAAGTTTAAGTGAGCCCTGGGTTAACTTCCGCTAGCGGGCTGCTTCCAGGGTTAACTGCTTCCTGTTTCTTCTCCCTCAGAACCTGGGTATGGACATTTAGCACTCTAACCTGAGGGCGCTGGTGTGTCTCTGGACTTGGGAATTCCAGGAACAGATCTGTTCTTGGGGAAGGGGGACAGGGAGGGTGGAGTGGGGCTGAGCCGCTTTGCCAGTGAAGGTGGGTACGGTTGGGCCGGTTGGAAAGAGTGGCTCTTTTACACGAGGCCACCATTTGCTCTCTCAGCAAATAAGCTTTGAGTGCCAGGCCCTGTTCCAAGCTCTGGGTATGCAGCAGTGAACTGAAGACAAAAATCTCTTATCTTTGTGGAGACTGATCTAGTGAGGGGACAACAAGCAAGCGCACCGTTAGTGTGTGTCAGATGGTGATAAACACCGTGGATAAAATGCTACAGAGAAAGCAGGGCATGGATGtccagggacggggaacctgtgggctgcagtcttcAGCATGGTCACTGGGGATCCTGGGGGCCTGTGCAGAAGCGTAAGGGCAGATCCGCCCCGGGGTAGTCACTGCATGCTGACGGTGTGGATGGTGATCTGCTGGTGCTTTTACTTACTCCCTGCTGATCCTCGCAGCCTTTTAAGTTGACAGTGCCATCTTTAAGTGGCAGCATCACAGTTTTGTAGAAGCAAACCAAGttacagaggttaagtaacttgcctagcATCGCCCAGTCAAGTGCAGCTGCGGTTGGTCCCGTCACCCCTGCCCTCCTTTCTCCTCCGCAGGCCGCTCTGTCCCATGTTGTGCTGCACTAACAGGTGCTTTAACTCTTCCGTGTTTCAGATCTTGATTCCACCCAAAGGCTTATTTACCAAACTCAAGAAGGAGGCAGAGAACCCCCGGGAAGTTTTGGACCAGGTAAActgaatttcttcctttcttcctttttaatagtCTTGCTtgtttgtggctgtgctgggtctttgttgctttgtgcgGGCTTCCgctggttgtggtgagtgggggctactcttcagtgcggcatgtgggcttcttgtgttgcggagcacaggctctggacaCGTGGGCTTCAGGAGATAGAGCACACGGGCCCTCGAGTGCTCGGGCTTAGCTGctcagaggcatgtggaatcctcccagatcagggttccaatccacatcccctgcattggcaggtgtgccaccagggaagtcctaaactgAATTTCTTACAACCAGTTACTGACCGCACAAGTTACAGCTTGTGGGTTCTGTTGTGTGTTTGGAAATGGTCTCTGAATTGGCACCTTGTTATGCTCCAGGCACAGTTGTGGTGGGAAGAAGGGCATTGAGGCTGCAAAGGCCAAAGAAACCTGGGTTCTCTGGTCCCTAACTTGCCACTCTTCTCTTCACTTCTCTGGGTCTCCGGTTTTCTTCTTTTGCTAGAAGCCAGCTTTTGAATGGGTTCTTGGGCAACAATTGCCTTTTGAAGTCTGGTTTTCAGAGTCAGGAGACCAGGCATGTTGATCTGGCGGTTCTGGGAGGCTGCTTGAAGCCTTCTGTTTTGCAGGCTGTCAGGCAGCCGCGGCTCCTGTGGGCACATGGTTGTCACACAGACTTCCTGGGAGGGAGGAGTTTGCTCGCCACCCGCCAACTCAAGCAGAAAACTTTGAGGTTCTAACAGAGAGCTGCCCTTGGGGCCCAGACAGAGGTCTCTGGCATTCAGATTTTCATCCTGTCCAGACTCTGGGCCTGGCTGAAACCAGATGCAGATTCCATAGTCTGCTCCAGGAAGTCCCTCTGGTGGGCAGAGCAGCCTCCTGTTCTGAAGGAGACGCTGGCTCTGGTGAAGGCCCTGGAGGTGACAGCCTCCTCAGGAGCTGACCCTGATTCAGCTCAGCACTGCGCCGTTCCCCTCCCTTCAGGTGTGTTACCGCGTGGAGTGGGCCAAGTTCCAGGAGCgtgagaggaagaaggaggaggaggagaaggagaaggagcggGTTGCCTATGCTCAGATCGACTGGCATGACTTCGTGGTGGTGGAAACAGTGGACTTCCAACCCAACGAGCAAGGTCGGTCTGTGACTCCTGTTGGCGGAGCCAGGAGCTGGGCGCCATCGTCCTGGGAGAGCCGGCCAAGCTGTCCCCGGGGAGCGGGAGGATCCCGGGGAGGCTTCTGTCTCCTCCCTGTTTTCAGAAAACTTCGGTCCTCCCGCTGCCCCAGTTACACGCAGTTCAACAGATAGCATTGTGCCCGGCCCTGGGTGGGCctctgggggtgggagagagaccAGGCGGCCCCAGCCCTGAGAGCCGACGGCATGGGGCGGGCCGCCCTACAGGCCTCTGACGGGAGTGTCTGCGGAGCCCTCCCTTGACTCCTGCTCGCCCTCTGCCAGGGAACTTCCCCCCGCCCACCACCCCAGAGGAGCTGGGGGCCCGGATCCTCATTCAGGAGCGCTACGAGAAGTTTGGGGAGAGTGAGGAGGTTGAGATGGAGGTCGAGTCCGATGAGGAGGACGAGAAACAGGAGAAGGCGGAGGAGCCTCCATCCCAGCTGGACCAGGACACCCAAGTACAAGACATGGACGAGGTGTGCTCCTGGGGGGCCTGGGGTGACTCTTTCCTGGAGCCAAGGGCAAGGGGGTGCGTTCCTCTGGGTGAGTGTGCCAGCCTCCTCTTGATGCCTGAGAGGAGGCCTGGGTCCTGAGTAAGGCGTCCCTTTTTCCAGCTTGGGCAGCAAAGATCCCTTCGTAGGCGAGACTCCGCGAGCCGTGCCAGCTTGTTTGGTGACCGTCCTCCTCTGCCCAGAGGCCCCGCTCACTACCACCCCCAGGCTGGCTCTCCTTAGGGAACCCTCTGTGCCGGATACTTGGATGCTTTTGAGCCTAGGCCCAAACGATCAGCAGTTTCCAGAGCTTTTCTGACTGgagcttgtgcttcctctgggCACCTCTGCCCCTtcgagccaggcctccctgcaggCTTAGAGTCTCCAGAGCCAAGCCACTTTCCTCCCCTCGGAAAGAATTTGTGTGCAGCCTGAGAAGAAAGGCCCACGTGTCTGTGGGAATtgactttttctctccctcccagcATTGCTCCGTGCGTGGCTCCCATTGAGCGCTGACTTGCCCCCCATGGCCCTCCCCAGCACGTTAAGTGCCCTTGGCCTCTTGGGACTGCCTGGTGCCAGCTGCTGGAGATGCCTGGGCAGAGTGTCAGCACCACAGCCCCCAGCGCTGCCATTCAAGCTGTGAGGAAGCTGCTTGGCCTGCTGCCGGCTGGCACCGGCCGCCTGGGGAGCTTAGCACGGGGATGCTGGCTGGCAGGGGCCTCGGCTGCTTGCTACCCTGCGAGCTGCCAGGCTTGGCTACAGGGAGGTGGCTTCTCGTTCCTGCTCTGAGTCACGCCACTGCCTTGCTTTTCAGGGTTCAGATGATGAAGAAGAAGGGCAGAAAGTACCGCCACCCCCGGAGACGCCTATGccacctcctctgcccccaaCTCCAGACCAGGTCATTGTCCGGAAGGACTATGACCCAAAAGGTGAGTTCCGTTTTTCTGCCTCGTGTTTCTCAGACCTGTGTTTGTTTCCAGGATGGGGGCTTGTCATAAGGCATTGGGAGTCCCTGTGTCGTGGGCCTCACAGCAGAGCATGGGACTTGGTCGTCTGTGGTGCCCTGGCTCAGCGCACAGGGCCTGGGAAAGCATGTTACTGCGTGGGCAGTGCAGGAATGAAGCAGCACTGTCTTAACCCAGGCTGCCACCCAGGTTCTCACTCGGCCATCTCTGTCGCCTTTCAGCTTCCAAGCCTCTGCCTCCAGCCCCCGCTCCCGATGAGTATCTTGTGTCCCCCATTACCGGGGAGAAGATCCCTGCCAGCAAGATGCAGGAGCACATGCGCATTGGGCTTCTCGACCCCCGTTGGCTGGAGCAGCGGGATCGCTCCATCCGTGAGAAGCAGAGCGATGACGAGGTGTACGCGCCAGGTGAGGTGGGGTGTTCCCCACTCGGACCACACCCCTCCTTTGACTCAGCCGTAACTCACTTTGGCCCATTGGGATCTCTTAAGTTAATAGTCAACTTGCTTTAATCAAATGCAGAAAGCTTTGAGGTCAGCAGGAGCTTTTGAGGATAGGTGTGGTCTAGGAAGCTACAAAAGAACCGCCTATTTTCTAAAAACCCTGCAGAGGATTCCTGCAGAGGCAGGCACCCGAGGTGGGTGGCGTGTGCCCATTGGCATCCTGGAGCAGGATCTGACTGCAGCCGGGAGGGGTGCTCACTCCCAGGCCATCTTAGAGTGGAGGCTGTGGTGGCTGGAGGGTGCTGAGCATCTTGAACTGAGACACGTTGGTCCCTTGATTGTGAGAAGCAGCcctacagggagggaggagactgtCCCGGAGGCTGGAGACCCCTATTCTAGAGTCTGGACTCTTCTCCTTGCCACGTTGCTCATGTGGCCCTGTCCTCTCAGATGCCTTTTGTTAAGTCGGGGTTGGACACGCTCCGGTTTCCAGGCCTAGTGCTCATCAGGCGGCCTTCCCCAGGCTCAGAGGGCCGGCGCGAGGCACTGGGACCCACAGACAGCTGTGTCCCGTAAGAACAGCCTCCACCTGCGCCGACTGAGCCGCCGTCCTCTCGGACGGGCACCAGGTTTAGTTTTCTTCTCTGTCGCCCGCCTTTGTTCTCGGACTCTATCCAGGTCTGGATATTGAGAGCAGCTTGAAGCAGCTGGCCGAGCGGCGTACAGACATCTTTGGTGTGGAGGAAACGGCCATCGGTAAGAAGATCGGTGAGGAGGAGATCCAGAAGCCGGAAGAGAAGGTGCGGCTCGGTGACTGCCACCGCCTTTCCTGTTGCCAGCACCCCACTTGCGCTTAGTTCCGGGAGCCCTGACCAGTGTGGCTTTGCCTCCCATGCAGGTGACCTGGGACGGCCACTCTGGCAGCATGGCCCGGACCCAGCAGGCCGCCCAGGCCAACATCACCCTCCAGGAGCAGATTGAGGCCATCCACAAGGCAAAGGGCCTGGTGCCGGAGGATGACACCAAAGAGAAGATCGGCCCGAGCAAGCCCAACGAGATCCCccagcagccgccgccgccgtccTCAGCCACCAACATCCCCAGTTCA
This genomic window contains:
- the SF3A1 gene encoding splicing factor 3A subunit 1, with product MPAGPVQAVPPPPPAATEPKQPTEEEASSKEDSTPSKPVVGIIYPPPEVRNIVDKTASFVARNGPEFEARIRQNEINNPKFNFLNPNDPYHAYYRHKVSEFKEGKAQEPSAAIPKVMQQQQQASQQQLPQKVQAQVIQETIVPKEPPPEFEFIADPPSISAFDLDVVKLTAQFVARNGRQFLTQLMQKEQRNYQFDFLRPQHSLFNYFTKLVEQYTKILIPPKGLFTKLKKEAENPREVLDQVCYRVEWAKFQERERKKEEEEKEKERVAYAQIDWHDFVVVETVDFQPNEQGNFPPPTTPEELGARILIQERYEKFGESEEVEMEVESDEEDEKQEKAEEPPSQLDQDTQVQDMDEGSDDEEEGQKVPPPPETPMPPPLPPTPDQVIVRKDYDPKASKPLPPAPAPDEYLVSPITGEKIPASKMQEHMRIGLLDPRWLEQRDRSIREKQSDDEVYAPGLDIESSLKQLAERRTDIFGVEETAIGKKIGEEEIQKPEEKVTWDGHSGSMARTQQAAQANITLQEQIEAIHKAKGLVPEDDTKEKIGPSKPNEIPQQPPPPSSATNIPSSAPPITSVPRPPAMPPPVRTTVVSAVPVMPRPPMASVVRLPPGSVIAPMPPIIHAPRINVVPMPPSAPPIMAPRPPPMIVPTAFVPAPPVAPVPAPAPMPPVHPPPPMEDEPASKKLKTEDSLMPEEEFLRRNKGPVSIKVQVPNMQDKTEWKLNGQVLVFTLPLTDQVSVIKVKIHEATGMPAGKQKLQYEGIFIKDSNSLAYYNMANGAIIHLALKERGGRKK